A stretch of the Uranotaenia lowii strain MFRU-FL chromosome 3, ASM2978415v1, whole genome shotgun sequence genome encodes the following:
- the LOC129753348 gene encoding uncharacterized protein K02A2.6-like has translation MEMQEFFESQTAMFRSLIEQMQRMNTGATAAAAGGSSPGFVPLPPPLSVEGDMERNFDFFMSNWQNYAKSIGVDRWPQQDEERKVSLLMSVIGEAALKKYSNFELTQEERHNLELAVAAIKAKVVVERNKNIDRLDFFEAQQHPLECTEDFLLRLKHLSRLAKLGDLRDELVVFKLATSNKWPHLRQKMLTKPDITEADAVAMCRNQELGEARSQQAEVNKLKKSAKLMKCKFCGDRHEFKKGACPAIGKKCTACGGKNHYERVCKSEGKIHKKKRRVNVLEEEPNSDYYAESSTESEKETENSEDEAEIRKIYDNSASGGQVLADLEVNVTGYWKTIKCELDTGANTSIIGKNWLNKIVGSTETKITPSNLRLFSFGGNPIPVLGETKISCRRNGKRYKLVFQVVEVDHIPLLSANASKTLGYVKFCNSVSFATATDSTSLLNIHRLEAMKIVDQYKSVFEGYGRFAGEVSLEVDQSVQPCIQPPRRIPLAFRGPLKEELDKLERDGIVIKEFAHTEWVSNVVLVKREKDKTSSIRICLDPVHLNQALKRPNLQFPTIDEILPELGRAKIFTMVDARKGFWHVVLDEKSSRLTTFWTPFGRCGESMEQALVDHNRNLRNLLERLEKSDVKLNREKLKVCERSVKFYGHILSDSGLRPDDSKVSTIKNYPVPTNKKELHRFVGLVTYLGRFLPNLSANITMLRRLISEKEEWNWSSAHEEEFNRLKFMVSDVKTLCYYDQSQPLVIECDASCYGLGVAVFQRNGVVGYASRTLTTTEKNYAQIEKELLAILFACVRFDQLVVGNRKVTVKTDHKPLVNVFRKPLISAPRRLQRMLLNLQRYQLNIEYATGKDNVVADALSRAPLPVSLEEDDNKKFTVYQVFSELHNLQLASFFKVSEDCLNEVVEETKKDSTMQQIISYIHCGWPAAVTSLPEGVKVYFKYKHELATQEGLVYRNDRILVPYALRKRMVSKAHVSHNGVEATLKLARANLFWPGMSAQIRDSVAACSICAKFASSQVAPPMQTHPFQLISLDVFFADYQGQKRKFLVTVDHYSDFFEVNLLKDLTPGSTITACKSNFARHGRPQVVLSDNGTNFYSREWGAFTKEWDFKHTTSAPNHQQANGKAEAAVKIAKHLLKKAESSGTDFWYALLHWRNIPNKIGSSPVQRLFSRNTKCGLPTSASKLTPKVVENVAEAIETNRKKAKQQYDKKTRELPDLEVGSPVYVQLNPESSKHWTPAVIHQRQNERSFVVDVQGSSYRRDRKHLKPRKEPITPSSVQNHPSLPTTFTNEQVLVPDHTSSVSLNDQAADTATPEKNDNTMGTRIINYNI, from the coding sequence ATGGAGATGCAGGAGTTTTTTGAAAGCCAGACAGCGATGTTCCGTTCGCTCATTGAACAAATGCAACGGATGAACACTGGCGCTACAGCTGCAGCAGCAGGCGGATCATCTCCAGGATTTGTTCCATTGCCCCCACCGTTATCTGTGGAAGGAGACATGGAacgaaattttgactttttcatgTCAAATTGGCAGAACTATGCCAAGAGTATCGGAGTGGATAGATGGCCCCAGCAAGACGAAGAAAGAAAAGTTAGTTTGTTAATGTCTGTCATTGGAGAAGCTGCTCTTAAAAAGTACAGCAACTTTGAGCTTACTCAAGAGGAGAGACATAACCTCGAACTCGCGGTGGCAGCAATCAAAGCGAAGGTAGTGGTTGAACGCAACAAAAACATCGACAGGTTGGATTTTTTCGAAGCCCAACAACACCCATTAGAATGTACCGAGGACTTCCTACTTCGTTTAAAACATCTGAGCCGGCTGGCCAAACTCGGAGATCTCCGTGATGAATTAGTCGTGTTCAAACTAGCTACATCTAACAAGTGGCCCCACCTCCGACAAAAAATGCTGACAAAACCAGACATCACTGAAGCGGACGCAGTAGCTATGTGCCGCAACCAGGAACTCGGAGAAGCGCGCTCACAACAAGCTGAGGTCAACAAACTTAAAAAGTCTGCCAAGTTAATGAAGTGCAAATTTTGTGGCGACCGCCACGAATTTAAAAAAGGAGCTTGTCCAGCGATCGGCAAGAAGTGCACTGCTTGTGGTGGAAAAAACCACTACGAGCGTGTTTGTAAATCGGAAGGAAAGATCCATAAGAAGAAGCGTCGAGTTAACGTGCTTGAAGAAGAACCGAATAGTGATTATTATGCTGAGTCATCCACGGAAAGtgaaaaagaaacagaaaatagTGAAGATGAAGcagaaattcggaaaatttacGACAACTCCGCTTCCGGAGGGCAAGTTTTGGCAGATTTAGAAGTTAACGTCACCGGCTATTGGAAAACGATCAAATGTGAATTGGACACCGGAGCAAATACAAGTATCATTGGGAAGAATTGGCTGAACAAAATTGTTGGATCAACAGAAACCAAAATCACCCCGTCAAATCTTCGTCTATTTAGTTTCGGTGGAAATCCGATTCCAGTATTGGGCGAAACGAAAATTAGCTGCAGACGAAATGGAAAAAGATATAAATTAGTTTTCCAAGTGGTTGAGGTAGACCATATTCCACTGTTGTCAGCGAACGCCAGCAAGACTTTGGGTTATGTGAAGTTTTGTAACTCAGTGTCTTTTGCGACAGCCACAGATTCCACGAGTTTGCTGAATATCCATCGTTTGGAAGCAATGAAGATAGTCGATCAGTACAAAAGCGTTTTTGAAGGATATGGTCGTTTTGCCGGTGAAGTGTCGTTGGAGGTTGATCAGTCTGTACAACCATGTATCCAACCTCCAAGAAGAATCCCTTTAGCGTTTCGTGGCCCTCTGAAAGAAGAATTGGACAAACTCGAAAGAGATGGCATTGTGATTAAAGAGTTTGCGCACACGGAATGGGTGAGCAATGTGGTTCTCGTGAAACGTGAAAAAGATAAAACCAGCTCGATTCGCATATGTCTCGATCCAGTTCATCTCAATCAAGCTCTGAAAAGACCAAACTTGCAATTCCCGACCATAGATGAAATCCTCCCAGAACTTGGTAGAGCCAAAATATTCACAATGGTAGATGCTCGAAAAGGGTTTTGGCACGTCGTCCTGGATGAAAAGAGCAGTCGCCTGACTACCTTTTGGACACCCTTTGGCAGGTGTGGAGAATCTATGGAGCAAGCACTTGTCGATCACAATCGGAATCTGCGGAACCTGTTGGAGCGCCTCGAGAAAAGTGATGTTAAATTGAAtcgtgaaaaattaaaagtgtGTGAACGATCTGTGAAGTTTTACGGTCATATATTGAGTGATAGCGGTCTCAGACCGGATGATTCAAAAGTGTCTACTATAAAAAACTATCCAGTGcctacaaataaaaaagaattacaCCGATTCGTTGGATTGGTGACCTACCTGGGAAGATTTTTGCCGAATCTAAGTGCCAACATTACGATGTTAAGAAGATTGATCTCGGAAAAAGAAGAGTGGAATTGGTCCTCAGCACACGAAGAAGAATTCAATCGATTAAAGTTTATGGTGTCTGATGTAAAGACGTTGTGCTACTATGATCAGTCTCAACCTCTAGTGATAGAATGCGATGCTAGTTGTTATGGTTTGGGCGTAGCGGTTTTTCAGCGCAATGGTGTGGTAGGATACGCTTCTAGAACACTCACGacaaccgaaaaaaattatGCCCAAATTGAAAAAGAACTTTTGGCAATACTTTTTGCGTGTGTTCGGTTCGACCAGTTAGTAGTCGGTAATCGAAAAGTTACGGTGAAAACAGACCACAAACCATTAGTTAACGTATTTAGAAAGCCGTTAATTTCAGCCCCTCGCAGATTACAACGAATGTTGTTGAATCTCCAGCGATATCAGTTGAACATTGAGTATGCTACGGGTAAAGACAATGTGGTCGCGGACGCCTTGTCTCGTGCACCATTACCTGTTTCTTTAGAAGAAGATGATAACAAAAAGTTTACCGTATATCAAGTGTTCAGTGAATTACATAACCTACAACTAGCATCTTTCTTCAAAGTGTCTGAGGACTGCTTGAATGAAGTTGTTGAGGAGACCAAAAAAGATTCCACGATGCAGCAGATCATCTCGTACATACATTGTGGTTGGCCAGCAGCTGTGACCAGTCTACCGGAAGGCGTCAAAGTGTACTTTAAGTACAAACATGAATTGGCTACTCAGGAAGGATTGGTGTATAGAAATGACCGCATACTTGTACCATACGCTTTGAGGAAGCGAATGGTTTCGAAAGCGCATGTGAGTCATAATGGAGTGGAAGCGACATTGAAGTTAGCTCGTGCTAACTTGTTTTGGCCAGGAATGAGTGCACAAATCCGAGATTCAGTTGCAGCGTGTTCTATCTGTGCCAAGTTTGCCTCATCTCAAGTAGCTCCTCCAATGCAAACTCATCCGTTTCAACTTATATCCCTCGACGTATTTTTCGCTGATTATCAAggacaaaaacgaaaattccTTGTGACCGTCGATCACTATTCCGACTTTTTTGAGGTCAACCTTTTGAAAGATTTAACTCCGGGATCGACTATAACTGCCTGTAAATCTAATTTTGCTCGCCATGGTCGTCCTCAGGTCGTACTGTCTGACAATGGTACGAATTTCTACAGTCGAGAGTGGGGGGCTTTCACTAAAGAATGGGACTTTAAGCACACGACATCGGCTCCAAACCATCAGCAGGCAAACGGAAAGGCGGAGGCCGCTGTCAAAATCGCTaaacatcttttaaaaaaagccGAATCTTCTGGAACGGATTTCTGGTACGCACTCCTTCATTGGCGGAATATCCCCAATAAGATCGGGTCGAGTCCAGTGCAGAGGTTGTTTTCTAGAAACACAAAATGTGGCCTACCAACATCAGCTAGCAAGTTAACACCGAAAGTTGTGGAAAATGTTGCTGAGGCAATCGAGACTAATAGAAAAAAAGCCAAGCAACAGTATGATAAAAAAACGAGAGAGCTGCCGGATTTGGAAGTTGGATCACCGGTCTATGTTCAACTTAATCCAGAATCTTCTAAGCACTGGACCCCAGCGGTAATACACCAACGTCAAAACGAGCGCTCCTTTGTAGTAGATGTTCAAGGGTCAAGCTACAGACGTGATCGCAAACATCTGAAGCCGCGTAAAGAGCCGATTACGCCCTCATCTGTTCAAAACCATCCAAGTTTGCCAACAACGTTCACCAACGAGCAGGTCCTGGTACCCGATCACACATCGTCTGTCAGTCTGAATGATCAAGCTGCAGATACTGCAACACCGGAGAAGAATGA